One Streptomyces dangxiongensis genomic window, TGACCGGCGAGGGTGAGTCCCCCTCGGCAGCCACAGGGCTGTCCGGTCGCCGGGTGTGCGCGGAAAAGGCGCCGGCTTGTGGCCGGCGCCCCTTCCATTTCACCGGGGACTACTCGTCAGGCCCCCTTCCGGCTGCTGGTCAGCTGCAGCCGCTGGTCGAGCCGCAGCCCTCGCAGATGTAGCAGGAACCGGCCCGCTGCATCTTCGTACCGCAGGAGAAGCACAGCGGGGCGTCGGCCTGGATGCCTAGCTGCATCTCGACCAGCTCGGCGCTGGTGTGGGCCTGCTTCGGGGCGGCCTCGGCAGCCTCGGTCCCGGCCTTCGGCGTGGCGACCGCCTTCAGCTCCTGGGCGCGGGGCGCCGACTGGGCCAGACCTTCGACGTCGACCTCGTCGTCGTCGAGGGACTGCTCGTACGAACCGGTCTCCAGGTGGCGCTGGCGCTCCTCGGCGGAGTGGATGCCGAGCGCGGAGCGCGTCTCGAAGGGCAGGAAGTCCAGTGCCAGGCGGCGGAAGATGTAGTCGACGATCGACTGCGCCATCCGCACGTCGGGGTCGTCCGTCATGCCGGCCGGCTCGAAGCGCATGTTGGTGAACTTCGAGACGTACGTCTCCAGCGGCACGCCGTACTGGAGACCGACGGAGACGGCGATGGAGAAGGCGTCCATCATGCCCGCGAGGGTGGAGCCCTGCTTGGACATCTTCAGGAAGACCTCGCCGAGACCGTCGTCCGGGTAGGAGTTGGCCGTCATGTAGCCCTCGGCGCCACCGACCGTGAAGGAGGTGGTGATCCCCGGGCGGCCCTTGGGGAGGCGCTTGCGGACCGGGCGGTACTCGATGACCTTCTCGACCGTCTCGCGGATGGCCGTCTCGGTCTTCTCCGTGACCTCGGCCTTCTCCTTCTCCTTGGTCTTCGCGGAGAGGGGCTGGCCGACCTTGCAGTTGTCGCGGTAGATCGCGAGTGCCTTGACGCCCAGCTTCCAGGCCTCGAAGTAGATCTCCTCGACCTCTTCGACGGTCGCCGTCTCCGGCATGTTGACCGTCTTGGAGATGGCTCCGGAGATCCACGGCTGGATCGCGGCCATCATGCGGACGTGGCCCATCGGGGAGATGGCGCGCTCGCCCATGGCGCAGTCGAACACCTCGTAGTGCTCGTGCGCGAGGCCGGGGGCGTCGATCACGTTGCCGTGCTCGGCGATGTGGGCGACGATCGCCTCGATCTGCTCCTCCTGGTAACCCAGGCGGCGCAGGGCCTGCGGAACGGTGCCGTTGACGATCTGCATCGAGCCGGCGCCGACGAGCTTCTTGAACTTGACCAGGGCGAGGTCGGGCTCGACGCCGGTGGTGTCGCAGGACATCGCGAGACCGATGGTGCCGGTCGGGGCGAGGACGGACGCCTGGGAGTTGCGGAAACCGTTCCTCTCGCCGAGGCGGACCACGTCCTGCCAAGCCTCCGTGGCGGCGGCCCACACCGGGGTGTCCAGGTCGTCCATGCGGACGGCCGTGCCGTTGGCGTCGGAGTGCTGCTTCATGACGCGGTTGTGGGCGTCGGCGTTGCGGGCGTAGCCGTCGTAGGTGCCGACGACCGCGGCCAGCTCGGCGGAGCGGCGGTAGGCCGTACCCGTCATCAGGGAGGTGATGCCGCCGGCCAGGGAGCGGCCGCCGTCCGAGTCGTAGGCGTGGCCGGTGGCCATCAGCAGGGCGCCGAGGTTGGCGTAGCCGATGCCGAGCTGGCGGAACGCCCGCGTGTTCTCGCCGATCTTCTGGGTCGGGAAGTCCGCGAAGCAGATGGAGATGTCCATCGCGGTGATGACCAGCTCGACGACCTTCTGGAAGCGCTCGGTCTCGAAGGACTGGTGGCCCTTGCCGTCGTCCTTGAGGAACTTCATCAGGTTCAGCGAGGCGAGGTTGCAGGACGTGTTGTCCAGGTGCATGTACTCGCTGCACGGGTTCGACGCGGTGATCCGGCCGGACTCGGGGCAGGTGTGCCAGTTGTTGATCGTGTCGTCGTACTGGATGCCCGGGTCGGCGCAGGCCCAGGCCGCCTCGGCCATCCGGCGGAAGAGGGACTTGGCGTCGACCTCCTCGATGACCTCACCGGTCATACGGGCGCGCAGGCCGAACTTGCCGCCCTTCTCGACCGCCGTCATGAACTCGTCGTTGACACGGACCGAGTTGTTGGCGTTCTGGTACTGGACGGACGTGATGTCGTCGCCGCCCAGGTCCATGTCGAAGCCCGCGTCGCGCAGGGCGCGGATCTTCTCCTCCTCCTTGACCTTGGTCTCGATGAAGTCCTCGATGTCGGGGTGGTCGACGTCGAGCACGACCATCTTGGCGGCGCGCCGGGTGGCACCACCGGACTTGATGGTGCCGGCGGAGGCGTCGGCGCCGCGCATGAAGGAGACCGGGCCGGAGGCGTTGCCGCCGGAGGAGAGCAGCTCCTTGGAGGAGCGGATGCGGGAGAGGTTCAGGCCGGCGCCGGAGCCGCCCTTGAAGATCATGCCCTCTTCCTTGTACCAGTCGAGGATCGACTCCATGGAGTCGTCGACGGACAGGATGAAGCAGGCGGAGACCTGCTGGGGCTGCGGGGTCCCGACGTTGAACCAGACGGGGCTGTTGAAGCTGAAGATCTGGTGCAGGAGGGCGTAGGCCAGCTCGTGCTCGAAGATCTCGGCGTCGGCGGGCGAGGCGAAGTACTTGTAGTCCTCACCGGCCTTCCGGTACGTCTTCACGATGCGGTCGATCAGCTGCCTGAGGCTGACCTCGCGCTGCGGGGCGCCCACGGCACCCCGGAAGTACTTGCTGGTGACGATGTTGACCGCGTTCACCGACCAGAAGTCGGGGAACTCGACGCCACGCTGCTCGAAGTTGACCGAGCCGTCGCGCCAGTTGGTCATGACGACGTCACGGCGCTCCCAGCTCACCTCGTCGTACGGGTGCACGCCGGGGGTGGTGTGGATGCGCTCGATGTGCAGCCCCTTGTTCCCCGCCTTGCCGCCCTTGGCTCGGGAACCTCGTGCCGGACCGCTCGCCGTCTCTGTCATGCCGCCTCCCTGGTACGGGCAAAACGCCCTGAAGTGCCGCGTATGTTCCCGTGGCACGGTGTTCTGTCGTGTGTTGCGGGCACCCTCAGCTAGCCACCCGCAACAGGCCTTGTGTCGGCCGCCTCCCGGCCGGAACCCGGGTCTCCTCCCGGTTCCCGGCCCGCCGGTCAGTCGGCGGCGTGGGCGGGCGCCGGAACCTGGGTGGTCCCGCCGGGCCCGCAGTCTGCTTCCTGGTCCACCGCTCCCGCGTCCGCGTCGTCCGCGGCGGGGCCTCGCGTGACGTCCCTCAGCTCAGCGATCGCGGCCTCGAAGTCGTCGAGCGAGTCGAACGCCCGGTAGACGGAGGCGAACCGCAGATAAGCGACGAGGTCGAGTTCCTGCAAGGGGCCGAGTATGGCCAGGCCCACGTCGTGGGTGGTCAGCTCGGCGCTCCCGGTGGCGCGCACCGCCTCCTCGACCCGCTGGCCGAGCTGGGCGAGTGCGTCCTCGGTGACAGGCCGTCCCTGGCATGCCTTGCGCACGCC contains:
- a CDS encoding vitamin B12-dependent ribonucleotide reductase, which translates into the protein MTETASGPARGSRAKGGKAGNKGLHIERIHTTPGVHPYDEVSWERRDVVMTNWRDGSVNFEQRGVEFPDFWSVNAVNIVTSKYFRGAVGAPQREVSLRQLIDRIVKTYRKAGEDYKYFASPADAEIFEHELAYALLHQIFSFNSPVWFNVGTPQPQQVSACFILSVDDSMESILDWYKEEGMIFKGGSGAGLNLSRIRSSKELLSSGGNASGPVSFMRGADASAGTIKSGGATRRAAKMVVLDVDHPDIEDFIETKVKEEEKIRALRDAGFDMDLGGDDITSVQYQNANNSVRVNDEFMTAVEKGGKFGLRARMTGEVIEEVDAKSLFRRMAEAAWACADPGIQYDDTINNWHTCPESGRITASNPCSEYMHLDNTSCNLASLNLMKFLKDDGKGHQSFETERFQKVVELVITAMDISICFADFPTQKIGENTRAFRQLGIGYANLGALLMATGHAYDSDGGRSLAGGITSLMTGTAYRRSAELAAVVGTYDGYARNADAHNRVMKQHSDANGTAVRMDDLDTPVWAAATEAWQDVVRLGERNGFRNSQASVLAPTGTIGLAMSCDTTGVEPDLALVKFKKLVGAGSMQIVNGTVPQALRRLGYQEEQIEAIVAHIAEHGNVIDAPGLAHEHYEVFDCAMGERAISPMGHVRMMAAIQPWISGAISKTVNMPETATVEEVEEIYFEAWKLGVKALAIYRDNCKVGQPLSAKTKEKEKAEVTEKTETAIRETVEKVIEYRPVRKRLPKGRPGITTSFTVGGAEGYMTANSYPDDGLGEVFLKMSKQGSTLAGMMDAFSIAVSVGLQYGVPLETYVSKFTNMRFEPAGMTDDPDVRMAQSIVDYIFRRLALDFLPFETRSALGIHSAEERQRHLETGSYEQSLDDDEVDVEGLAQSAPRAQELKAVATPKAGTEAAEAAPKQAHTSAELVEMQLGIQADAPLCFSCGTKMQRAGSCYICEGCGSTSGCS
- the nrdR gene encoding transcriptional regulator NrdR gives rise to the protein MHCPFCRHPDSRVVDSRTTDDGTSIRRRRQCPDCSRRFTTVETCSLMVVKRSGVTEPFSRAKVINGVRKACQGRPVTEDALAQLGQRVEEAVRATGSAELTTHDVGLAILGPLQELDLVAYLRFASVYRAFDSLDDFEAAIAELRDVTRGPAADDADAGAVDQEADCGPGGTTQVPAPAHAAD